A DNA window from Phragmites australis chromosome 11, lpPhrAust1.1, whole genome shotgun sequence contains the following coding sequences:
- the LOC133884664 gene encoding ras-related protein RABA2a-like — protein MAGRRAEEEYDYLFKVVLIGDSGVGKSNLLSRFTRNEFCLESKSTIGVEFATRTLHVEGKIIKAQIWDTAGQERYRAITSAYYRGALGAVLVYDVSKPTTFDNISRWLKELRNHADSNIRIMLVGNKTDLKHLRAVATEDAHNFAQAEGLSYIETSALEATNVEEAFQLILGDVYRAVSKKPMASDEPGPGAAGGAKEGKAINVAAGDATAERKQCCSA, from the exons ATGGCGGGGCGGCGTGCGGAGGAGGAGTACGACTACCTGTTCAAGGTGGTGCTCATCGGGGACTCCGGTGTGGGCAAGTCCAACCTCCTCTCCCGCTTCACCCGCAACGAGTTCTGCCTCGAGTCCAAGTCCACCATCGGCGTCGAGTTCGCAACACGAACACTCCAT GTTGAAGGCAAGATCATCAAGGCTCAGATCTGGGACACGGCAGGCCAAGAGCGGTACAGGGCGATCACGAGCGCCTACTACCGTGGAGCCCTTGGCGCGGTCCTGGTCTACGACGTGAGCAAGCCTACCACCTTTGACAACATCAGCCGGTGGCTCAAGGAGCTGCGCAACCACGCCGACTCCAACATCAGAATCATGCTTGTCGGCAACAAGACCGACCTGAAGCACCTCCGTGCTGTCGCCACGGAGGACGCACATAACTTTGCCCAAGCAGAAGGCCTGTCCTACATCGAGACATCAGCGCTGGAGGCGACAAACGTGGAGGAGGCGTTCCAGCTGATCCTTGGCGACGTTTACCGGGCCGTCAGCAAGAAACCCATGGCGTCGGATGAACCTGGGCCAGGGGCTGCCGGAGGCGCTAAGGAAGGCAAGGCGATCAATGTGGCGGCCGGCGACGCCACTGCTGAAAGGAAGCAGTGCTGCTCAGCTTAG
- the LOC133884661 gene encoding protein argonaute 1B-like isoform X2 produces the protein MNKNQQRHPIQVGSIAAALRPAAGQERVESEALGFGSRRQTAPPRPASIMVRKKRTGPGSSGEPSGASSGQGSSQRSERTQQHVGGRGSVPQQGARGGGQHQGRGGYQGRGGPPSQHPGGGPPEYHPHEYQGRGGPRPRGGGVPQPYYGGHRGGSVGRSIPPGPSRSVPELHQAPYVQYQAPAVSQPPSGAGSSSQPAAEVTTGQVQQQFQQLAIRGQGSTSQDIQMAPASSKSVRFPLRPGKGTYGDRCVVKANHFFAELPDKDLHQYDVSITPEVTSRGVNRAVMGELVRLYRKSHLDGHLPAYDGRKSLYTAGPLPFTSRTFELTLHDEEDSIGGAQGGQRRERVFRVVIKFAARADLHHLAMFLSGRQADAPQEALQVLDIVLRELPTARYSPVGRSFYSPNLGRRQRLGEGLESWRGFYQSIRPTQMGLSLNIDMSSTAFIEPLPVIDFVAQLLNRDISVRPLSDSDRVKIKKALRGVKVEVTHRGNMRRKYRISGLTSQATRELSFPVDDRGTVKTVVQYFLETYGFSIQHTTLPCLQVGNQQRPNYLPMEVCKIVEGQRYSKRLNEKQITNLLKVTCQRPQERELDILQTVHHNAYHEDPYAQEFGIRIDERLASVEARVLPPPRLKYHDSGREKDVLPRVGQWNMTNKKMVNGGRVSNWACINFSRNVQDSAARGFCHELAIMCQISGMDFALEPVLPPVTVRPEHVERALKARYQDAMKILRPQGRELDLLIVILPDNNGSLYGDLKRICETDLGLVSQCCLTKHVFKMSKQYLANVALKINVKVGGRNTVLVDALTRRIPLVSDRPTIIFGADVTHPHPGEDSSSSIAAVVASQDWPEVTKYAGLVSAQAHRQELIQDLFKVWQDPQKGTVTGGMIKELLISFKRATGQKPQRIIFYRDGVSEGQFYQVLLFELDAIRKACASLEPNYQPPVTFVVVQKRHHTRLFANNHNDQRTVDRSGNILPGTVVDSKICHPTEFDFYLCSHAGIQGTSRPAHYHVLWDENKFTADELQTLTNNLCYTYARCTRSVSIVPPAYYAHLAAFRARFYMEPDTSDSGSMASGAATSRGPPPGGARSGRVTGNVAVRALPALKENVKRVMFYC, from the exons ATGAACAAGAATCAGCAACGCCACCCAATCCAGGTAGGCTCCATTGCAGCAGCACTGCGGCCGGCGGCAGGGCAGGAGCGAGTGGAGTCGGAGGCCCTAGGGTTTGGTTCCCGGAGACAGACCGCCCCTCCCCGTCCCG CGTCCATCATGGTGAGGAAGAAAAGAACTGGCCCTGGTAGCTCTGGTGAGCCTTCAGGAGCGTCTTCTGGACAGGGTTCCTCACAGCGATCTGAGAGAACTCAACAGCATGTGGGAGGACGTGGCTCGGTGCCGCAACAGGGTGCCCGTGGTGGCGGGCAACACCAAGGCCGTGGTGGATATCAGGGCCGTGGAGGTCCACCTTCACAACATCCAGGTGGTGGGCCACCTGAGTATCACCCGCACGAGTACCAGGGACGTGGTGGTCCACGCCCCAGAGGAGGGGGAGTGCCGCAGCCATACTATGGCGGGCATAGGGGAGGTAGTGTTGGAAGAAGTATTCCTCCAGGTCCATCAAGATCAGTTCCCGAGCTGCACCAAGCCCCATATGTCCAATATCAAGCCCCAGCAGTATCACAACCTCCATCGGGAGCTGGCTCATCCTCTCAGCCTGCGGCAGAGGTGACCACTGGACAAGTCCAGCAACAGTTTCAGCAACTTGCAATTCGTGGTCAAGGTTCAACCAGCCAAGACATTCAGATGGCACCAGCATCAAGCAAATCAGTTAGATTCCCGCTGCGCCCTGGCAAGGGTACTTATGGGGACAGGTGTGTCGTGAAGGCTAATCATTTCTTTGCTGAGCTGCCTGACAAAGACCTTCACCAATACGAT GTATCTATAACGCCTGAGGTTACTTCACGTGGTGTCAACCGTGCTGTCATGGGAGAGCTTGTAAGGCTTTACAGAAAATCCCATTTGGATGGGCATCTACCTGCATATGATGGAAGGAAGAGCCTTTATACAGCTGGACCTTTGCCATTTACTTCTAGGACATTTGAACTTACTCTGCACGATGAGGAAGATAGTATTGGTGGTGCCCAAGGAGGTCAAAG GCGCGAGAGAGTATTTAGGGTGGTGATCAAATTTGCTGCCCGTGCTGATCTCCATCATTTGGCCATGTTTCTATCTGGAAGGCAAGCAGATGCTCCTCAAGAGGCTCTTCAAGTGCTTGACATTGTACTACGTGAATTGCCTACTGCCAG gtatTCTCCTGTTGGTAGATCATTTTATTCTCCCAACTTAGGGAGGCGCCAGCGACTTGGTGAGGGTTTGGAAAGTTGGCGTGGTTTCTACCAAAGCATAAGGCCTACACAGATGGGCCTTTCACTGAATATTG ATATGTCCTCTACTGCATTTATTGAGCCTCTCCCTGTGATTGATTTCGTTGCTCAGCTTCTTAATAGAGATATCTCAGTTAGACCATTGTCTGATTCTGATCGTGTGAAG ATAAAAAAAGCCCTACGAGGTGTGAAAGTCGAGGTCACGCACCGAGGAAACATGCGCAGGAAATATCGTATATCTGGTCTCACTTCACAAGCAACAAGGGAGTTATC ATTCCCTGTTGATGATCGTGGTACTGTGAAGACTGTGGTGCAATACTTTCTAGAGACTTATGGTTTCAGTATTCAGCACACCACTTTACCTTGCTTGCAAGTGGGCAATCAGCAAAGACCAAATTATCTGCCTATGGAG GTCTGCAAGATAGTTGAGGGACAGCGTTACTCAAAACGACTCAATGAGAAACAGATCACTAATTTACTGAAAGTCACTTGCCAGCGTCCTCAAGAGCGTGAGCTGGACATCTTGCAG ACTGTGCATCACAATGCATACCACGAAGATCCATATGCACAGGAATTTGGCATAAGAATTGATGAGCGTCTTGCATCCGTTGAAGCTCGTGTTTTGCCTCCCCCAAGG CTTAAATACCATGATAGTGGCAGAGAGAAGGATGTGTTGCCCAGAGTTGGCCAGTGGAACATGACAAACAAG AAAATGGTCAACGGTGGCAGAGTCAGCAACTGGGCATGCATTAACTTCTCACGAAATGTGCAAGATAGTGCTGCCAGGGGTTTCTGTCATGAGCTGGCTATCATGTGCCAGATATCTGGAATG GACTTTGCACTTGAACCTGTGCTACCCCCAGTGACTGTGAGGCCTGAACATGTTGAAAGAGCACTAAAGGCGCGTTATCAAGATGCAATGAAGATACTCAGACCACAGGGCAGAGAACTTGACCTGCTGATTGTAATACTGCCTGACAATAATGGTTCTCTTTATG GGGATCTCAAAAGGATATGCGAGACTGATCTTGGATTGGTTTCCCAGTGTTGTCTGACTAAACATGTTTTCAAGATGAGCAAGCAGTATCTTGCAAATGTTGCCCTTAAAATAAATGTGAAG GTTGGGGGAAGGAATACTGTACTTGTAGATGCTTTGACAAGGAGAATCCCACTTGTCAGTGACAGACCAACTATTATATTTGGTGCTGATGTTACCCATCCCCATCCTGGAGAAGATTCCAGTTCTTCCATTGCCGCT GTGGTTGCTTCTCAAGACTGGCCTGAGGTCACCAAGTATGCTGGGTTAGTGAGTGCCCAAGCTCATCGCCAAGAGTTGATACAGGATCTTTTCAAAGTATGGCAAGATCCCCAAAAGGGGACTGTCACTGGTGGCATGATCAA GGAACTTCTTATTTCTTTCAAGAGGGCAACTGGACAGAAACCCCAAAGGATCATATTCTACAG GGATGGCGTCAGTGAGGGACAGTTCTATCAAGTTTTGTTGTTTGAACTTGATGCCATCAGAAAG GCATGTGCATCTTTGGAACCCAACTACCAGCCTCCAGTTACTTTTGTCGTGGTCCAGAAGCGGCATCACACTAGGTTGTTTGCTAATAACCACAATGATCAGCGTACTGTTGATAGAAGTGGAAACATACTGCCTG GCACTGTGGTGGATTCAAAGATTTGCCATCCAACTGAATTTGATTTCTACCTGTGTAGCCATGCTGGCATTCAG GGAACAAGCCGCCCTGCTCATTATCATGTTCTGTGGGATGAGAACAAATTTACTGCCGACGAGTTGCAAACTCTCACCAACAACTTGTGCTACAC GTATGCTAGGTGCACCCGCTCAGTATCAATTG TGCCTCCTGCATACTATGCTCATCTGGCAGCCTTCCGAGCTCGGTTTTACATGGAGCCAGATACCTCTGACAGTGGGTCAATGGCCAGCGGTGCCGCGACGAGCCGTGGCCCTCCACCAGGTGGTGCACGCAGCGGCAGGGTTACCGGGAATGTTGCTGTGAGGGCGCTACCTGCTCTCAAGGAAAATGTGAAGCGTGTCATGTTTTACTGCTAA
- the LOC133884661 gene encoding protein argonaute 1B-like isoform X1, translating into MNKNQQRHPIQVGSIAAALRPAAGQERVESEALGFGSRRQTAPPRPDGILVWVASARDVCITCILSTASIMVRKKRTGPGSSGEPSGASSGQGSSQRSERTQQHVGGRGSVPQQGARGGGQHQGRGGYQGRGGPPSQHPGGGPPEYHPHEYQGRGGPRPRGGGVPQPYYGGHRGGSVGRSIPPGPSRSVPELHQAPYVQYQAPAVSQPPSGAGSSSQPAAEVTTGQVQQQFQQLAIRGQGSTSQDIQMAPASSKSVRFPLRPGKGTYGDRCVVKANHFFAELPDKDLHQYDVSITPEVTSRGVNRAVMGELVRLYRKSHLDGHLPAYDGRKSLYTAGPLPFTSRTFELTLHDEEDSIGGAQGGQRRERVFRVVIKFAARADLHHLAMFLSGRQADAPQEALQVLDIVLRELPTARYSPVGRSFYSPNLGRRQRLGEGLESWRGFYQSIRPTQMGLSLNIDMSSTAFIEPLPVIDFVAQLLNRDISVRPLSDSDRVKIKKALRGVKVEVTHRGNMRRKYRISGLTSQATRELSFPVDDRGTVKTVVQYFLETYGFSIQHTTLPCLQVGNQQRPNYLPMEVCKIVEGQRYSKRLNEKQITNLLKVTCQRPQERELDILQTVHHNAYHEDPYAQEFGIRIDERLASVEARVLPPPRLKYHDSGREKDVLPRVGQWNMTNKKMVNGGRVSNWACINFSRNVQDSAARGFCHELAIMCQISGMDFALEPVLPPVTVRPEHVERALKARYQDAMKILRPQGRELDLLIVILPDNNGSLYGDLKRICETDLGLVSQCCLTKHVFKMSKQYLANVALKINVKVGGRNTVLVDALTRRIPLVSDRPTIIFGADVTHPHPGEDSSSSIAAVVASQDWPEVTKYAGLVSAQAHRQELIQDLFKVWQDPQKGTVTGGMIKELLISFKRATGQKPQRIIFYRDGVSEGQFYQVLLFELDAIRKACASLEPNYQPPVTFVVVQKRHHTRLFANNHNDQRTVDRSGNILPGTVVDSKICHPTEFDFYLCSHAGIQGTSRPAHYHVLWDENKFTADELQTLTNNLCYTYARCTRSVSIVPPAYYAHLAAFRARFYMEPDTSDSGSMASGAATSRGPPPGGARSGRVTGNVAVRALPALKENVKRVMFYC; encoded by the exons ATGAACAAGAATCAGCAACGCCACCCAATCCAGGTAGGCTCCATTGCAGCAGCACTGCGGCCGGCGGCAGGGCAGGAGCGAGTGGAGTCGGAGGCCCTAGGGTTTGGTTCCCGGAGACAGACCGCCCCTCCCCGTCCCG ATGGTATTCTGGTGTGGGTTGCAAGTGCCCGCGATGTTTGCATCACGTGCATTCTTTCTACTG CGTCCATCATGGTGAGGAAGAAAAGAACTGGCCCTGGTAGCTCTGGTGAGCCTTCAGGAGCGTCTTCTGGACAGGGTTCCTCACAGCGATCTGAGAGAACTCAACAGCATGTGGGAGGACGTGGCTCGGTGCCGCAACAGGGTGCCCGTGGTGGCGGGCAACACCAAGGCCGTGGTGGATATCAGGGCCGTGGAGGTCCACCTTCACAACATCCAGGTGGTGGGCCACCTGAGTATCACCCGCACGAGTACCAGGGACGTGGTGGTCCACGCCCCAGAGGAGGGGGAGTGCCGCAGCCATACTATGGCGGGCATAGGGGAGGTAGTGTTGGAAGAAGTATTCCTCCAGGTCCATCAAGATCAGTTCCCGAGCTGCACCAAGCCCCATATGTCCAATATCAAGCCCCAGCAGTATCACAACCTCCATCGGGAGCTGGCTCATCCTCTCAGCCTGCGGCAGAGGTGACCACTGGACAAGTCCAGCAACAGTTTCAGCAACTTGCAATTCGTGGTCAAGGTTCAACCAGCCAAGACATTCAGATGGCACCAGCATCAAGCAAATCAGTTAGATTCCCGCTGCGCCCTGGCAAGGGTACTTATGGGGACAGGTGTGTCGTGAAGGCTAATCATTTCTTTGCTGAGCTGCCTGACAAAGACCTTCACCAATACGAT GTATCTATAACGCCTGAGGTTACTTCACGTGGTGTCAACCGTGCTGTCATGGGAGAGCTTGTAAGGCTTTACAGAAAATCCCATTTGGATGGGCATCTACCTGCATATGATGGAAGGAAGAGCCTTTATACAGCTGGACCTTTGCCATTTACTTCTAGGACATTTGAACTTACTCTGCACGATGAGGAAGATAGTATTGGTGGTGCCCAAGGAGGTCAAAG GCGCGAGAGAGTATTTAGGGTGGTGATCAAATTTGCTGCCCGTGCTGATCTCCATCATTTGGCCATGTTTCTATCTGGAAGGCAAGCAGATGCTCCTCAAGAGGCTCTTCAAGTGCTTGACATTGTACTACGTGAATTGCCTACTGCCAG gtatTCTCCTGTTGGTAGATCATTTTATTCTCCCAACTTAGGGAGGCGCCAGCGACTTGGTGAGGGTTTGGAAAGTTGGCGTGGTTTCTACCAAAGCATAAGGCCTACACAGATGGGCCTTTCACTGAATATTG ATATGTCCTCTACTGCATTTATTGAGCCTCTCCCTGTGATTGATTTCGTTGCTCAGCTTCTTAATAGAGATATCTCAGTTAGACCATTGTCTGATTCTGATCGTGTGAAG ATAAAAAAAGCCCTACGAGGTGTGAAAGTCGAGGTCACGCACCGAGGAAACATGCGCAGGAAATATCGTATATCTGGTCTCACTTCACAAGCAACAAGGGAGTTATC ATTCCCTGTTGATGATCGTGGTACTGTGAAGACTGTGGTGCAATACTTTCTAGAGACTTATGGTTTCAGTATTCAGCACACCACTTTACCTTGCTTGCAAGTGGGCAATCAGCAAAGACCAAATTATCTGCCTATGGAG GTCTGCAAGATAGTTGAGGGACAGCGTTACTCAAAACGACTCAATGAGAAACAGATCACTAATTTACTGAAAGTCACTTGCCAGCGTCCTCAAGAGCGTGAGCTGGACATCTTGCAG ACTGTGCATCACAATGCATACCACGAAGATCCATATGCACAGGAATTTGGCATAAGAATTGATGAGCGTCTTGCATCCGTTGAAGCTCGTGTTTTGCCTCCCCCAAGG CTTAAATACCATGATAGTGGCAGAGAGAAGGATGTGTTGCCCAGAGTTGGCCAGTGGAACATGACAAACAAG AAAATGGTCAACGGTGGCAGAGTCAGCAACTGGGCATGCATTAACTTCTCACGAAATGTGCAAGATAGTGCTGCCAGGGGTTTCTGTCATGAGCTGGCTATCATGTGCCAGATATCTGGAATG GACTTTGCACTTGAACCTGTGCTACCCCCAGTGACTGTGAGGCCTGAACATGTTGAAAGAGCACTAAAGGCGCGTTATCAAGATGCAATGAAGATACTCAGACCACAGGGCAGAGAACTTGACCTGCTGATTGTAATACTGCCTGACAATAATGGTTCTCTTTATG GGGATCTCAAAAGGATATGCGAGACTGATCTTGGATTGGTTTCCCAGTGTTGTCTGACTAAACATGTTTTCAAGATGAGCAAGCAGTATCTTGCAAATGTTGCCCTTAAAATAAATGTGAAG GTTGGGGGAAGGAATACTGTACTTGTAGATGCTTTGACAAGGAGAATCCCACTTGTCAGTGACAGACCAACTATTATATTTGGTGCTGATGTTACCCATCCCCATCCTGGAGAAGATTCCAGTTCTTCCATTGCCGCT GTGGTTGCTTCTCAAGACTGGCCTGAGGTCACCAAGTATGCTGGGTTAGTGAGTGCCCAAGCTCATCGCCAAGAGTTGATACAGGATCTTTTCAAAGTATGGCAAGATCCCCAAAAGGGGACTGTCACTGGTGGCATGATCAA GGAACTTCTTATTTCTTTCAAGAGGGCAACTGGACAGAAACCCCAAAGGATCATATTCTACAG GGATGGCGTCAGTGAGGGACAGTTCTATCAAGTTTTGTTGTTTGAACTTGATGCCATCAGAAAG GCATGTGCATCTTTGGAACCCAACTACCAGCCTCCAGTTACTTTTGTCGTGGTCCAGAAGCGGCATCACACTAGGTTGTTTGCTAATAACCACAATGATCAGCGTACTGTTGATAGAAGTGGAAACATACTGCCTG GCACTGTGGTGGATTCAAAGATTTGCCATCCAACTGAATTTGATTTCTACCTGTGTAGCCATGCTGGCATTCAG GGAACAAGCCGCCCTGCTCATTATCATGTTCTGTGGGATGAGAACAAATTTACTGCCGACGAGTTGCAAACTCTCACCAACAACTTGTGCTACAC GTATGCTAGGTGCACCCGCTCAGTATCAATTG TGCCTCCTGCATACTATGCTCATCTGGCAGCCTTCCGAGCTCGGTTTTACATGGAGCCAGATACCTCTGACAGTGGGTCAATGGCCAGCGGTGCCGCGACGAGCCGTGGCCCTCCACCAGGTGGTGCACGCAGCGGCAGGGTTACCGGGAATGTTGCTGTGAGGGCGCTACCTGCTCTCAAGGAAAATGTGAAGCGTGTCATGTTTTACTGCTAA